A single genomic interval of Persephonella atlantica harbors:
- a CDS encoding SPOR domain-containing protein gives MKFVQILFTAALIILYSCAPKPYKTEEKTVQNATYYYKIGLSYLNSGNNSQALYYLSRASEIDPNNPEILNALGIAYSNVGEVEKAKEMFLKAIEKDPDRAETYTNLGTLLAKEKQYEKALWYFKKAAENPNYLKKDVAIYNIALIYRQMGNLKLYEENLKKALSYNSFLLPAYISLGELFLEEKRYDDALTVYLMAKEKGLINPQIYLGLGDVYIQLGDYEKAKEYLLKAKKLARDDDLLLIKINRLLNLTDRKIIEKTEQKIEKIPEEKETAVQPNKVVPQEKKEEEKNQSERLEIAKKTNEEKKSVIKPKIRFYVLVGRFSDENKAMEIIEKLRSKGFTPELKEETIDENTVYSVIIGYFKEYREASRFYRKKLKPLGLRGIVKFIRM, from the coding sequence ATGAAGTTTGTTCAGATTTTGTTTACTGCAGCACTGATTATTCTTTACTCCTGCGCACCAAAACCATACAAAACAGAAGAAAAAACAGTACAGAATGCAACATACTACTATAAGATTGGATTGTCTTACCTGAACTCTGGAAACAACTCTCAGGCACTTTACTATCTCAGTAGAGCCTCTGAGATAGATCCAAACAATCCTGAGATATTGAATGCCCTTGGAATTGCATACAGTAATGTGGGAGAGGTAGAAAAAGCAAAAGAAATGTTTCTGAAAGCTATAGAGAAAGACCCTGACAGGGCAGAAACATACACAAATCTCGGAACACTCCTTGCGAAGGAAAAACAGTATGAAAAAGCGTTGTGGTATTTCAAAAAAGCTGCAGAAAATCCCAATTATCTTAAAAAGGATGTGGCAATATATAACATCGCACTTATATACAGGCAGATGGGAAACCTGAAGTTATACGAAGAAAATCTGAAAAAGGCTCTGTCATATAACTCCTTTCTGCTCCCTGCGTACATATCACTGGGAGAGCTGTTTCTGGAAGAGAAAAGATATGATGATGCCCTTACTGTTTATCTTATGGCAAAAGAGAAGGGCCTTATCAATCCTCAGATCTATTTAGGCCTTGGAGATGTCTATATTCAGCTTGGAGATTATGAAAAAGCCAAAGAGTACCTGTTGAAAGCAAAAAAATTAGCAAGAGACGATGATCTGCTCCTGATCAAGATAAACAGATTACTGAATTTAACAGATAGAAAGATAATAGAAAAAACAGAACAGAAGATAGAAAAAATCCCAGAAGAGAAAGAAACTGCAGTACAACCTAATAAAGTAGTACCGCAGGAGAAAAAGGAGGAAGAAAAAAACCAGTCAGAAAGATTAGAGATAGCAAAGAAAACCAATGAAGAAAAGAAATCTGTCATAAAACCTAAAATTCGTTTCTATGTGCTTGTTGGCAGATTTTCAGATGAAAACAAAGCTATGGAGATTATTGAGAAATTGAGATCAAAAGGCTTTACGCCAGAGCTTAAAGAGGAAACAATAGACGAAAACACCGTATATTCTGTTATAATAGGATACTTCAAGGAGTATAGGGAAGCTTCAAGATTTTACAGGAAGAAGCTAAAACCTCTTGGACTGAGGGGGATTGTTAAATTTATAAGAATGTAA
- a CDS encoding nuclear transport factor 2 family protein: MEKSPVQQRVDSWIESWNEHNLDKIMENYAETAELFDPKIKDVYPDILTLEGKESIKNYYNVVLKVFPELKIKPLGLWIKNHVALLEYYIYTSEDAKIDVISKFYLNKENKIQGHFVYYGLSYKELKEEK; the protein is encoded by the coding sequence ATGGAAAAGTCACCGGTTCAGCAGAGGGTTGACAGCTGGATTGAAAGCTGGAATGAGCATAATTTAGATAAAATTATGGAAAACTATGCTGAAACAGCAGAGCTGTTTGACCCAAAGATAAAGGATGTATATCCAGACATTCTGACTTTGGAAGGGAAAGAAAGCATAAAAAACTACTACAATGTAGTCCTGAAAGTGTTTCCTGAGCTTAAAATAAAACCTTTAGGTCTGTGGATTAAAAATCATGTGGCACTACTTGAGTACTACATATACACCTCTGAAGATGCAAAAATAGATGTGATATCAAAGTTTTACCTGAATAAAGAAAACAAAATACAGGGGCATTTTGTTTATTATGGACTGAGTTATAAAGAACTGAAGGAGGAGAAATGA
- a CDS encoding two-component system sensor histidine kinase NtrB, translated as MAGVSRPLKMDRYERILESIEDPVVVIDKTGNPLYMNQAGYILKSQIGSHSFKSLINYPLGLNFVKKGMSVKGIFFESKDSKFLIDIFPLEEEGFTLLIRDITRFIEMEETAKKEGIIITISKLLSTIFHDMKGPVGGIKGAAQLLKEDIQDIELVDDILYEVKRIENLINEITVITKPIKLFKKYASIHKVIDEAIKTVEKQYKQVRYERVYDPSLPDLYIDPDYMHRVFVNIIRNGIEAVGGKGKITISTGISWDKIYSPKGNKVYVRIKDSGKGVPEDMIDKLFIPFVSGKKGGMGIGLSSSYKIVKEHGGILRYIGKATFEILLPIPERGEK; from the coding sequence GTGGCGGGGGTTTCCCGCCCATTAAAAATGGACAGATATGAGAGAATTTTGGAAAGCATTGAGGATCCGGTAGTTGTTATTGATAAAACAGGCAACCCACTGTATATGAATCAGGCAGGTTATATACTTAAATCACAGATAGGCTCTCACAGTTTCAAAAGTCTGATAAACTATCCACTGGGTCTTAATTTTGTCAAAAAAGGTATGTCAGTAAAGGGTATATTCTTTGAAAGTAAGGACAGCAAGTTCCTGATTGATATTTTCCCATTAGAAGAGGAAGGATTTACACTTTTAATCAGGGATATAACCCGTTTCATAGAGATGGAAGAAACAGCAAAAAAAGAAGGAATTATAATAACAATATCAAAACTTCTGTCAACTATTTTTCATGACATGAAAGGTCCTGTAGGAGGCATAAAGGGAGCTGCTCAGCTTTTAAAGGAAGACATACAGGATATAGAGCTTGTAGATGACATTTTGTATGAGGTCAAAAGAATAGAAAACCTGATAAATGAGATAACTGTAATAACTAAACCTATAAAACTGTTTAAAAAGTATGCCAGCATACATAAAGTGATTGATGAAGCTATCAAAACAGTAGAAAAGCAGTACAAACAGGTAAGGTACGAAAGGGTTTATGACCCCAGTCTTCCAGACCTTTACATAGACCCTGACTATATGCACAGAGTTTTTGTTAATATAATAAGGAACGGTATTGAAGCGGTAGGAGGAAAAGGAAAAATCACTATCTCAACAGGAATATCCTGGGACAAAATCTACTCACCAAAAGGAAACAAGGTTTATGTAAGGATTAAAGATTCAGGTAAAGGAGTTCCTGAAGATATGATTGATAAACTGTTTATTCCTTTTGTATCCGGAAAGAAAGGAGGGATGGGTATAGGCCTGTCCTCTTCATACAAAATTGTAAAAGAACATGGAGGAATTCTCAGGTATATAGGGAAAGCTACATTTGAGATTCTCCTTCCTATACCAGAAAGAGGTGAAAAATGA
- a CDS encoding glycosyltransferase family 2 protein: MEKVDLSVVIPIYNEEENLPILYEKLKDVLEKIGKSYEIIFVNDGSTDRSWEIIKEFSLKDPHVVGVNFRKNFGQTAAMSAGFETAKGDIIITMDGDLQNDPEDIPRLLELIEEGYDIVSGWRKDRKDAFLSRTLPSRIANWLISKVTGVHLHDYGCSLKAYRSEVAKNLDFYGEMHRFLPALSKAIGAKVTEIPVKHHPRIYGKSKYGISRTFKVLLDLILVKFLLDYRTKPLRILGGSGAVLLLLGTAVLLYLVGVKLFLGQDIGNRPLLIFGTLFFLSGIQLISTGIVAELITRTYYESQGKRPYIIREIIRNQKLETVNRGLVEEKVS, encoded by the coding sequence ATGGAAAAGGTAGATTTATCAGTAGTTATACCTATTTACAACGAAGAAGAGAATCTTCCTATTCTGTATGAAAAACTGAAAGATGTACTTGAGAAAATTGGGAAAAGTTACGAGATTATCTTTGTAAACGATGGCTCCACAGACCGTTCGTGGGAAATAATAAAGGAGTTTTCCCTGAAAGACCCCCATGTAGTTGGCGTAAACTTCAGGAAAAATTTTGGTCAGACAGCTGCTATGTCTGCAGGTTTTGAAACTGCAAAAGGAGACATCATAATAACAATGGACGGAGACCTTCAGAACGACCCAGAGGATATACCACGACTTTTAGAGCTGATTGAGGAAGGGTATGACATTGTCAGTGGATGGAGAAAAGACAGAAAAGATGCATTCCTCAGCAGAACACTCCCTTCAAGGATTGCCAACTGGCTTATATCAAAAGTAACAGGTGTTCATCTACACGATTATGGATGCTCACTAAAAGCTTACAGGTCGGAAGTGGCAAAAAATCTTGACTTTTATGGGGAGATGCACAGATTTTTACCTGCTCTGTCAAAAGCTATCGGAGCAAAGGTTACAGAAATTCCTGTTAAACACCACCCAAGAATATACGGTAAATCTAAGTATGGAATTTCAAGGACATTTAAGGTACTACTTGATTTAATACTTGTAAAGTTTCTCCTTGATTACAGGACAAAACCCCTCAGAATTTTAGGAGGTTCCGGGGCTGTTCTACTGCTACTTGGAACAGCAGTCCTCCTTTATCTTGTAGGAGTAAAGCTTTTTTTAGGACAGGATATTGGAAACAGACCTTTGCTTATTTTTGGAACGCTGTTTTTTTTGTCTGGGATACAGCTTATATCAACAGGTATTGTTGCTGAGCTGATTACCAGAACATATTATGAATCACAGGGAAAAAGACCTTACATTATCAGAGAGATAATCAGAAATCAGAAATTAGAAACTGTCAACAGGGGACTTGTTGAAGAAAAAGTTAGTTAA
- a CDS encoding sigma-54-dependent transcriptional regulator — translation MKALVFDDERTIRKVMEKILKKEGIEVKSYEDGKNAVEIVKEENPDILFLDISLKDSDGIEILKSVISLENRPYVVMISGHDEYNYLIEAMKLGAFDYIPKPFDINKIRSVVKEIENILSTQTVREKTDVDIIGKSPSMKEVFKIVGRASASNQPVLITGESGTGKEVIAKLIHRYSNRADRPFVAINCAAIPSGLIEAELFGYEKGAFTGADRSRQGKFQAADGGTIFLDEISELPIEAQGKLLRVLQEMEVTPVGSTKSIKVNVRVIAATNKNLVKLIAEGKFREDLFYRLSVIEINIPPLRERKEDIPELVELFTKQALKNHGLKKGGFTKEAVELLKNYDFPGNIRELKNLVNKLIAIYRERPITPELLTIPSGRFQSSEDWRKGIEREVEDMFNRNKKHIYTKIIEEAEKVVIKKVLEYTKGNISEASKYLGIHRNTVHKKIEELNIDVRGKEKG, via the coding sequence ATGAAGGCACTGGTTTTTGATGATGAGAGAACAATAAGAAAGGTTATGGAAAAGATACTGAAAAAAGAAGGGATAGAAGTAAAGTCCTATGAAGATGGTAAAAATGCTGTTGAGATAGTTAAAGAGGAAAACCCTGATATACTGTTTTTGGACATATCACTCAAAGATTCAGATGGGATAGAAATATTAAAATCTGTGATATCTTTAGAAAACAGACCCTATGTCGTCATGATTTCTGGACATGACGAGTACAACTATCTCATAGAAGCAATGAAGCTGGGAGCTTTTGATTACATACCAAAGCCATTTGATATAAACAAAATTCGCTCTGTTGTAAAAGAGATTGAAAACATACTCTCAACACAGACTGTAAGAGAAAAGACAGATGTTGACATCATAGGCAAAAGCCCCTCAATGAAAGAAGTATTTAAGATAGTAGGAAGAGCCAGTGCAAGCAATCAGCCTGTCCTCATAACTGGTGAGAGCGGAACAGGGAAAGAAGTTATAGCAAAACTGATACACAGATACAGCAACAGAGCAGATAGACCGTTTGTTGCCATAAATTGTGCGGCAATTCCATCAGGTCTAATAGAAGCAGAGCTATTTGGGTATGAGAAGGGGGCTTTCACAGGGGCAGACAGAAGCAGACAGGGGAAATTTCAGGCAGCAGATGGAGGAACAATATTTCTTGATGAAATCAGTGAACTGCCGATAGAAGCACAGGGAAAACTCCTCAGAGTTTTACAAGAAATGGAAGTGACCCCTGTCGGCTCAACAAAAAGTATAAAAGTTAACGTTAGAGTGATAGCAGCTACAAACAAAAATTTAGTTAAACTGATAGCTGAAGGTAAGTTCAGGGAAGATTTATTTTACAGACTTTCTGTGATAGAGATAAATATTCCGCCTTTAAGAGAAAGAAAAGAAGATATACCAGAGCTTGTTGAACTTTTTACAAAGCAGGCTCTGAAAAACCACGGACTCAAAAAGGGAGGGTTTACAAAGGAAGCTGTGGAACTGCTGAAAAATTACGATTTTCCCGGAAACATAAGAGAACTGAAAAATCTTGTAAACAAACTTATAGCCATTTACAGAGAAAGACCAATAACTCCAGAACTTTTGACCATTCCTTCAGGCAGATTTCAGAGCAGTGAAGACTGGAGAAAAGGAATAGAAAGGGAAGTGGAAGATATGTTCAACCGAAACAAAAAACATATATACACAAAGATTATTGAGGAAGCTGAAAAAGTTGTAATAAAAAAAGTTTTGGAATACACTAAAGGTAATATATCTGAGGCTTCAAAGTACTTGGGCATCCACAGGAATACAGTTCACAAAAAAATTGAAGAACTGAACATTGATGTCAGGGGGAAGGAAAAAGGATGA
- the nrdR gene encoding transcriptional regulator NrdR, whose amino-acid sequence MKCPNCGSLNDKVVDTRQSKDGTVIRRRRECLDCGFRFTTYERYEEEKIVVKKKNGTTEPFSKDKIIRGIRLASKNRPVSERQMVQIADEIEKYLLEEGKLVVESTEIGDLVQERLKKIDTVAYLRFKSVYNEFKDLKDFERALKEIEEREK is encoded by the coding sequence ATGAAATGTCCAAACTGTGGCTCTCTTAATGACAAGGTTGTTGATACACGACAGTCAAAAGATGGGACAGTTATCAGAAGAAGAAGGGAATGTTTAGACTGTGGTTTTAGATTTACAACCTACGAGAGATACGAAGAAGAAAAGATAGTGGTCAAAAAGAAGAATGGAACAACAGAGCCTTTTAGCAAAGATAAAATAATCAGAGGCATCAGGCTGGCTTCAAAGAACAGGCCTGTGTCAGAAAGGCAGATGGTTCAGATTGCAGATGAGATAGAAAAGTATCTCCTTGAGGAAGGTAAGCTGGTTGTGGAAAGTACAGAGATAGGAGACCTCGTTCAGGAAAGACTGAAAAAGATTGACACTGTTGCTTACCTGAGATTTAAATCTGTTTACAATGAGTTCAAAGACCTGAAAGATTTTGAAAGGGCATTAAAAGAGATAGAAGAGAGGGAGAAGTAG
- a CDS encoding ParB/RepB/Spo0J family partition protein translates to MDIGIFEDVLDTKSSKKVKEAVQTIQEVKPEEIEISKIKNPRFHDRSYVSPQRVVELAENIKAFGLAQPIVVRKLPDGNYERIIGYIRIKAFEYLKRDKIPAIILDVDEETALALMISENAQREDLNDYDKLISQLEYLSFVLKKDKEEVIKTARKIFNYISGNIKSLTEKEKAEGQMIEKTLQKLSGTNLRTFIERLKILNVAPEIKEAIRKHGWSYSLAIEVNKLRKYPEKMKALIEEIVRNNLSKKEVETKVKEILGEEAEKRVKNPFKENFREINKKFSSIYRKLPEEEKKKIEKQIEKKLREIYSIIERYE, encoded by the coding sequence ATGGATATTGGGATATTTGAAGATGTTTTAGATACAAAAAGCTCAAAAAAGGTAAAGGAGGCTGTGCAGACTATTCAGGAAGTAAAGCCTGAAGAGATAGAAATTTCAAAGATTAAAAATCCCCGCTTCCACGACAGAAGTTATGTAAGTCCCCAGAGAGTTGTTGAGCTTGCAGAAAATATAAAAGCCTTTGGACTTGCTCAACCTATAGTGGTAAGAAAACTGCCAGACGGAAATTATGAAAGAATTATAGGATACATAAGGATAAAAGCTTTTGAGTATCTAAAGCGGGACAAGATACCAGCCATAATACTTGATGTTGATGAAGAGACTGCCCTTGCATTGATGATATCAGAAAATGCCCAGAGAGAAGACCTGAACGACTACGATAAACTGATTTCACAGCTTGAGTATCTCTCATTTGTTCTGAAAAAAGATAAAGAAGAAGTGATAAAAACTGCAAGGAAGATTTTTAACTACATATCAGGAAACATAAAAAGTCTGACAGAAAAAGAGAAAGCAGAAGGACAGATGATAGAAAAAACCCTCCAGAAACTCTCTGGAACAAATCTCAGAACGTTTATAGAAAGACTTAAGATACTAAATGTGGCACCTGAAATAAAGGAAGCCATCAGGAAACACGGCTGGTCTTACAGTCTCGCCATAGAAGTGAACAAGCTAAGAAAGTATCCAGAAAAGATGAAAGCTCTTATTGAAGAGATTGTAAGAAACAATCTGTCTAAAAAAGAGGTAGAAACAAAGGTAAAGGAGATATTGGGAGAAGAAGCTGAAAAGAGGGTAAAGAATCCCTTTAAAGAGAACTTCAGGGAAATTAACAAAAAGTTCTCTTCCATATACAGAAAACTACCAGAAGAAGAAAAGAAAAAGATAGAAAAACAGATTGAAAAAAAACTGAGGGAAATCTACAGCATCATAGAAAGGTATGAGTAG
- a CDS encoding ParA family protein: protein MGKIVGLVNQKGGAGKSSLTNAFSHELCRRGYRVLVVDYDPQGTQTMLFGFNRLSEFADGEHDIRRIFSGEEVKPVEIDDNLHLIPSNQGLREEAESGRMGKELVLSNFLRGGFGKKGLSEEYDFVLIDSPADSGALTVGTIAASDYILIPTRLTFVDSTGLVGTLQTVIQAVMTFRLELSILGFIPVAYKPRLKEHNDVLNSLKQTIPDILSRYDFIKVASQELFFEPIKDRIAWAEAAGKRVSIREYIEKEKKAQRDILLTLENITDEILRRVLIHSEITV, encoded by the coding sequence ATGGGAAAAATCGTAGGCCTCGTCAATCAAAAGGGAGGAGCAGGTAAAAGCAGTCTAACCAATGCCTTTTCCCACGAACTGTGCAGGAGGGGATACAGGGTCTTAGTGGTAGATTACGACCCACAGGGAACTCAAACGATGCTTTTTGGGTTTAACAGACTGTCAGAATTTGCTGACGGAGAGCACGACATCAGGAGGATATTCAGCGGTGAAGAAGTAAAACCGGTTGAAATTGATGATAATCTCCACTTGATTCCTTCCAATCAGGGATTGAGAGAAGAGGCAGAAAGCGGAAGAATGGGCAAAGAACTGGTATTATCCAACTTTTTGAGAGGAGGGTTTGGCAAAAAAGGGCTGTCTGAAGAGTATGACTTTGTTCTTATAGATTCTCCTGCAGACTCAGGGGCTCTGACAGTGGGAACAATAGCAGCAAGCGATTACATTCTTATTCCAACAAGACTGACCTTTGTAGATTCAACAGGTTTAGTGGGAACACTACAGACAGTTATTCAGGCAGTGATGACATTCCGTCTTGAGCTGTCAATACTGGGATTTATACCTGTTGCATATAAGCCGAGACTTAAGGAACACAACGATGTTTTAAACTCATTAAAGCAAACCATCCCTGACATTTTAAGCAGGTATGACTTTATAAAGGTAGCATCACAGGAGCTGTTTTTTGAGCCTATAAAAGACAGGATAGCCTGGGCTGAGGCAGCAGGTAAAAGAGTTTCCATAAGAGAATACATAGAAAAGGAGAAAAAAGCCCAGAGAGACATACTGCTGACACTTGAGAACATCACAGATGAAATACTTAGAAGAGTGCTGATACATTCTGAAATTACTGTTTAG
- the hemL gene encoding glutamate-1-semialdehyde 2,1-aminomutase, giving the protein MRRENSIKLFKEAQKYLVGGVNSPVRAFKSIGMEPLFIQKGKGSRVWDVDGNEYIDYVLSWGPLILGHAHDQIINAIKQISNYGTSFGAPTEIEIEMAKAVIDAVPSVEMVRFVNSGTEATMSAIRLARGYTGKKKIIKFDGCYHGHGDSLLVSAGSGVATLGIPGTPGIPEELAQLTIVLPYNDIDAVEEAFKKHGDDIACVIIEPVAGNMGVVAPSEEYHQRLREITEEYGALLIWDEVMTGFRLSLGGAQELYGIQPDLTTMGKVIGAGLPVGAYGGKKEIMMYVAPEGPVYQAGTLSGNPLAMAAGLKQLEILKDKNPYPELDARGEKLEKGMRELIDKYGIKATVNRVGSMITMFFTDREVKNFDDAKSSDLELFNKFYKLMLDKGIYLAPSQFEASFLSTAHSDEDINRTLNAIEDTFKQL; this is encoded by the coding sequence ATGAGAAGAGAAAACTCAATAAAACTTTTCAAAGAAGCCCAAAAATATCTCGTAGGTGGTGTTAATTCCCCTGTAAGAGCATTCAAATCTATCGGTATGGAACCACTCTTTATACAGAAAGGCAAAGGCAGTAGAGTTTGGGATGTTGACGGTAATGAGTACATAGATTATGTTCTGTCATGGGGACCTCTGATTTTAGGACATGCTCACGACCAGATTATAAATGCAATAAAACAGATATCAAATTACGGAACAAGCTTTGGAGCTCCAACAGAGATAGAGATAGAGATGGCAAAAGCTGTTATTGATGCTGTTCCATCTGTAGAGATGGTTAGATTTGTAAACTCAGGGACAGAAGCCACAATGTCAGCAATAAGACTGGCAAGGGGATATACAGGGAAGAAAAAGATTATCAAGTTTGATGGGTGTTATCATGGGCATGGAGACTCTCTTTTGGTTTCTGCAGGTTCTGGAGTTGCAACACTTGGCATACCCGGAACACCGGGAATTCCTGAAGAGTTAGCCCAGCTTACAATTGTTCTGCCGTACAACGACATTGATGCGGTGGAAGAAGCATTCAAAAAGCACGGAGATGACATAGCCTGTGTAATAATAGAGCCTGTTGCTGGTAATATGGGGGTTGTTGCCCCATCTGAAGAGTATCACCAGAGATTGAGAGAGATAACAGAAGAATACGGAGCTCTACTTATATGGGATGAGGTTATGACAGGTTTCAGGCTGTCACTGGGAGGTGCTCAGGAACTTTATGGTATACAGCCAGACCTTACAACAATGGGTAAGGTTATAGGGGCAGGCCTGCCTGTTGGGGCATATGGTGGAAAAAAAGAGATAATGATGTATGTTGCACCGGAAGGACCTGTTTATCAGGCTGGGACACTGTCAGGAAACCCTCTTGCTATGGCAGCAGGACTGAAGCAACTTGAGATACTAAAAGATAAAAATCCATATCCAGAGTTAGATGCAAGAGGGGAAAAATTAGAAAAAGGTATGAGAGAGCTGATAGATAAATATGGAATAAAAGCAACAGTTAACAGAGTGGGTTCAATGATAACAATGTTTTTTACAGACAGAGAAGTGAAGAACTTTGATGATGCAAAATCCTCAGACCTTGAACTGTTCAACAAATTCTATAAATTAATGCTGGATAAGGGTATTTACCTTGCACCCTCCCAGTTTGAGGCTTCTTTCCTCAGCACAGCTCACAGTGATGAGGATATAAACAGAACCCTTAACGCTATAGAAGATACTTTTAAACAGCTGTAA
- a CDS encoding lysylphosphatidylglycerol synthase transmembrane domain-containing protein — protein MKKKLVKLFEISVSIGITAGFLYLFYAVIGFEKFAQFFRQINPVNVIVAFFLYFLSYITRTLRWKLTLSIKDFRKLFRITAFNTVFNIFLPFRTGELSFFYMLKKENIPFSESAITFFTVRIFDAISLFSVFGAALLFLKGFYLYAFLLIIVMPISAVILKHLSSVINYKKLEEFKKSKLSLRNITVLYGLSVLTFFLKFSSFYLVLPAGIDLGFVRAFFAASAGDVTTILPIHGIAGIGTYEGGYAGVLILLGIDKERALLASVFVHIFMLTGAAVIAALAYLLKPIYFQKPD, from the coding sequence TTGAAGAAAAAGTTAGTTAAGCTATTTGAGATATCTGTATCTATTGGAATAACAGCAGGATTCCTGTATCTGTTTTATGCTGTCATAGGTTTTGAAAAGTTCGCCCAGTTTTTCAGACAGATAAATCCAGTAAACGTGATTGTGGCTTTTTTTCTTTATTTTCTGTCTTACATTACGAGAACGCTGAGATGGAAACTGACACTATCCATAAAGGACTTTAGAAAGCTGTTCAGAATAACTGCATTTAATACAGTTTTTAACATATTTCTTCCTTTCAGAACAGGAGAACTGTCATTTTTTTATATGCTAAAAAAAGAAAATATACCTTTCTCAGAAAGTGCCATAACCTTTTTTACTGTCAGAATATTTGATGCCATATCTTTATTTTCTGTTTTTGGGGCGGCACTGCTTTTTTTAAAAGGCTTTTATCTTTATGCTTTTCTGCTTATTATTGTTATGCCTATTTCTGCCGTTATTTTAAAACATCTATCTTCGGTTATAAATTACAAAAAGTTAGAAGAGTTCAAAAAAAGTAAGCTGAGCCTCAGAAATATAACGGTTTTATACGGTCTTTCAGTCCTTACGTTTTTCCTAAAATTCAGCTCATTTTATCTTGTTTTACCGGCAGGTATTGACCTTGGATTTGTCAGAGCATTTTTTGCAGCTTCAGCTGGAGATGTAACAACTATACTGCCGATTCACGGCATTGCAGGAATTGGAACATACGAGGGTGGATATGCAGGAGTATTGATACTTTTAGGCATTGATAAGGAAAGAGCTCTACTTGCTTCTGTGTTTGTTCACATATTTATGCTAACAGGAGCAGCTGTGATAGCTGCCCTTGCATACCTTCTAAAGCCTATTTACTTCCAAAAACCTGATTGA